One window from the genome of Corvus moneduloides isolate bCorMon1 chromosome 9, bCorMon1.pri, whole genome shotgun sequence encodes:
- the PDC gene encoding phosducin isoform X1: protein MEENANTSLEDNFEGQATHTGPKGVINDWRKFKLESEDGDSLPPSKKEMLRQMSSPHRSFSRDDKDTRERFCRKMSMQEYELIHATQEDESCLQQYRKRCMQDMHQRLSFGPKFGFVCELQNGEQFLEAVEKEHKTTTVIVHIYEDGVKGCEALNSSLTCLAAEYPTVKFCKIKASSTGAGDRFSSEVLPSLLVYKAGELLSNFISVSEQFNEEFFAVDVEAFLNEYGLLPERELRVLGNGTDEPDVE, encoded by the exons GGCCCAAAGGTGTGATCAATGACTGGAGGAAGTTCAAATTAGAGAGTGAAGATGGAGACTCCTTACCCCCGAGCAAGAAAGAAATGCTTAGACAAATGTCTTCACCACACAGATCTTTCAGCAGAGATGATAAAGATACCAGAGAGAGATTCTGCCGTAAg ATGAGCATGCAGGAGTACGAGTTGATTCATGCCACACAGGAGGATGAAAGCTGCCTACAGCAGTACCGCAAGCGCTGCATGCAGGACATGCACCAGCGGCTCAGCTTCGGGCCCAAGTTTGGCTTCGTGTGCGAGCTGCAGAATGGGGAACAGTTCCTGGAGGCCGTGGAGAAGGAGCACAAAACCACCACGGTCATCGTGCACATTTACGAGGACGGCGTCAAGGGCTGCGAGGCCCTCAACAGCAGCCTGACCTGCCTGGCGGCCGAGTACCCCACCGTCAAGTTCTGCAAGATCAAGGCCTCCAGCACGGGCGCTGGGGATCGCTTCTCCAGCGAGGTGCTCCCCTCCCTACTGGTCTACAAGGCCGGGGAGCTGCTGAGCAATTTCATTAGTGTCTCTGAACAGTTCAATGAGGAGTTTTTTGCTGTGGATGTGGAGGCTTTCCTAAATGAGTATGGGCTGCTACCTGAGAGGGAGCTTCGGGTGCTGGGGAATGGCACAGATGAGCCAGATGTTGAATAA
- the PDC gene encoding phosducin isoform X2 yields MLRQMSSPHRSFSRDDKDTRERFCRKMSMQEYELIHATQEDESCLQQYRKRCMQDMHQRLSFGPKFGFVCELQNGEQFLEAVEKEHKTTTVIVHIYEDGVKGCEALNSSLTCLAAEYPTVKFCKIKASSTGAGDRFSSEVLPSLLVYKAGELLSNFISVSEQFNEEFFAVDVEAFLNEYGLLPERELRVLGNGTDEPDVE; encoded by the exons ATGCTTAGACAAATGTCTTCACCACACAGATCTTTCAGCAGAGATGATAAAGATACCAGAGAGAGATTCTGCCGTAAg ATGAGCATGCAGGAGTACGAGTTGATTCATGCCACACAGGAGGATGAAAGCTGCCTACAGCAGTACCGCAAGCGCTGCATGCAGGACATGCACCAGCGGCTCAGCTTCGGGCCCAAGTTTGGCTTCGTGTGCGAGCTGCAGAATGGGGAACAGTTCCTGGAGGCCGTGGAGAAGGAGCACAAAACCACCACGGTCATCGTGCACATTTACGAGGACGGCGTCAAGGGCTGCGAGGCCCTCAACAGCAGCCTGACCTGCCTGGCGGCCGAGTACCCCACCGTCAAGTTCTGCAAGATCAAGGCCTCCAGCACGGGCGCTGGGGATCGCTTCTCCAGCGAGGTGCTCCCCTCCCTACTGGTCTACAAGGCCGGGGAGCTGCTGAGCAATTTCATTAGTGTCTCTGAACAGTTCAATGAGGAGTTTTTTGCTGTGGATGTGGAGGCTTTCCTAAATGAGTATGGGCTGCTACCTGAGAGGGAGCTTCGGGTGCTGGGGAATGGCACAGATGAGCCAGATGTTGAATAA